In a single window of the Bacillus mycoides genome:
- a CDS encoding o-succinylbenzoate--CoA ligase, giving the protein METMPNWLMQRAFLTPDRTAIEIEEEKVTFVQLHEKVVSVCEHLTHVGVKRAQKVAVLMKNGMEMITVIHALSYIGAVAVLLNTRLSREELLWQMDDAEVVCLVTDQEFETENVPVCSFAEVMQGPKAEAFIQEEFSLEEAMTIIYTSGTTGKPKGVVLTYGNHWASAVGSSLNLGLRDDDCWLACMPMFHVGGLSLLMKNIMYGMRILLVPKYDANFIHKALQTRGVTIISVVSKMLTDLLELLGEGTYPSSLRCMLLGGGPAPKPLLETCVEKGIPVYQTYGMTETSSQICTLTADYMLTKVGSAGKPLFQCQLRIEKDGVVVPPRAEGEIVVKGPNVTGGYFNREDATHEAIRNGWLHTGDLGYLDEEGFLYVLDRRSDLIISGGENIYPAQIEEVLLSHPAVAEAGVVGMADESWGQVPAAFVVKSGEVTEEEILRFCEEKLAKYKVPKKACFLEELPRNASKKLLRRELRQLVEEM; this is encoded by the coding sequence ATGGAGACGATGCCGAATTGGTTAATGCAACGTGCATTTTTAACACCTGATCGCACTGCAATTGAAATTGAAGAGGAGAAGGTTACTTTCGTGCAGCTGCATGAAAAAGTAGTATCTGTTTGTGAACACCTCACGCATGTAGGAGTGAAGCGGGCGCAAAAGGTGGCTGTTCTGATGAAAAATGGTATGGAGATGATTACAGTTATTCACGCCCTATCTTACATAGGTGCAGTAGCTGTGCTTTTAAATACGCGTCTTTCAAGAGAAGAGCTACTTTGGCAAATGGATGATGCGGAAGTTGTTTGTTTAGTGACGGATCAAGAGTTTGAGACGGAAAATGTTCCAGTATGTTCATTTGCTGAAGTGATGCAAGGACCGAAGGCGGAAGCATTTATACAAGAAGAATTCTCTTTAGAAGAAGCGATGACAATTATTTATACGTCAGGGACGACAGGGAAACCGAAAGGCGTTGTTTTAACGTACGGTAACCACTGGGCAAGTGCAGTCGGTTCTTCGCTTAATTTAGGGCTTCGTGATGATGATTGTTGGTTAGCTTGTATGCCAATGTTCCACGTTGGCGGGTTATCTCTTTTAATGAAAAATATTATGTACGGTATGCGCATTTTACTCGTTCCAAAATATGATGCTAATTTTATTCATAAAGCACTTCAAACGAGAGGCGTTACGATTATTTCTGTCGTTTCTAAAATGCTAACAGATTTATTAGAACTACTTGGCGAAGGTACATATCCATCTTCTTTACGATGCATGTTACTTGGGGGAGGACCAGCACCGAAGCCGTTATTAGAAACATGTGTGGAAAAAGGAATTCCTGTGTATCAAACGTACGGTATGACAGAAACATCATCGCAAATTTGTACGTTAACAGCAGATTACATGTTAACGAAAGTAGGATCAGCCGGAAAACCACTATTTCAGTGTCAGCTTCGTATTGAAAAAGACGGCGTAGTTGTGCCGCCCCGTGCTGAAGGAGAAATTGTAGTAAAAGGACCGAACGTAACAGGTGGCTACTTTAACCGTGAAGATGCGACGCATGAGGCGATCAGAAATGGATGGCTTCATACTGGTGACCTCGGTTATTTAGATGAGGAAGGATTTTTATACGTATTAGATCGACGCAGTGATTTAATTATTTCTGGCGGAGAAAACATATATCCAGCTCAAATTGAAGAAGTATTGCTCTCTCATCCGGCGGTAGCAGAAGCGGGTGTTGTCGGTATGGCTGACGAAAGTTGGGGACAAGTACCAGCTGCTTTTGTTGTAAAAAGTGGAGAGGTAACAGAAGAAGAAATTCTTCGTTTTTGCGAAGAGAAATTAGCGAAATATAAAGTGCCGAAGAAAGCATGTTTCTTAGAGGAATTACCACGAAATGCTTCGAAGAAATTGTTAAGACGAGAGTTAAGACAATTAGTGGAGGAGATGTAG
- the menB gene encoding 1,4-dihydroxy-2-naphthoyl-CoA synthase, producing the protein MTIEWVKEGNYEDIIYSTYNGIAKISINRPEVHNAFRPKTVMELINAFAHARDDANVGVIILTGEGGRAFCSGGDQKVRGHGGYVGDDQIPRLNVLDLQRLIRAIPKPVIAMVAGYAIGGGHVLHIVCDLTIAADNAVFGQTGPKVGSFDGGYGAGYLARMVGHKKAREIWYLCRQYSAQEALDMGLVNTVVPLEELEAETVQWSQEILANSPMALRFLKAAFNADTDGLAGIQQLAGDATLLYYTTDEAKEGRDAFKEKRTPDFGQFPRFP; encoded by the coding sequence ATGACTATTGAATGGGTAAAAGAAGGCAATTACGAAGATATTATTTATTCAACATACAATGGCATCGCAAAGATTTCGATTAACCGCCCTGAAGTACATAATGCATTCCGTCCTAAAACGGTAATGGAGTTAATCAATGCTTTTGCACACGCTCGTGATGATGCAAATGTTGGCGTTATCATTTTAACAGGTGAAGGTGGACGTGCATTCTGTTCTGGCGGCGACCAAAAAGTTCGCGGTCATGGTGGCTATGTAGGTGACGACCAAATCCCACGTTTAAACGTATTAGACTTACAACGTCTAATTCGCGCAATCCCTAAACCGGTTATCGCAATGGTAGCAGGTTATGCAATCGGTGGTGGACACGTACTTCATATCGTATGTGACTTAACAATCGCTGCAGACAACGCTGTATTCGGACAAACAGGTCCTAAAGTAGGAAGCTTTGACGGTGGATACGGAGCTGGTTATTTAGCTCGTATGGTAGGCCATAAGAAAGCTCGTGAAATTTGGTACCTATGCCGTCAATATAGTGCACAAGAAGCACTTGATATGGGCTTAGTAAACACAGTAGTACCATTAGAAGAACTTGAAGCAGAAACAGTACAATGGTCACAAGAAATTTTAGCAAACAGCCCAATGGCACTTCGTTTCCTAAAAGCTGCATTCAACGCAGACACAGACGGTTTAGCTGGTATTCAACAACTAGCTGGAGACGCAACGTTATTGTACTACACAACTGACGAAGCAAAAGAAGGCCGCGACGCGTTCAAAGAAAAACGCACTCCGGACTTCGGTCAATTCCCTCGTTTCCCGTGA
- a CDS encoding 1,4-dihydroxy-2-naphthoate polyprenyltransferase gives MEMNVETNSSPTSPKPSKQTGWRIWWSLLRPHTLTAAFVPVFIGTAFAMQVGGINQIHLPLFFMMLLACLLIQAATNMFNEYFDYKRGLDHEGSVGIGGAIVRDGIKPKTVLNLAFGFLGIATLLGVYICMNSSWWLAAIGLVCMAVAYLYTGGPIPIAYTPFGELTAGLFMGVIIIGISFFIQTGAVTSEVILLSIPSSILIGAILLSNNIRDLDGDKENGRKTLAILVGRERAVGVLASMFIVAYIWTIALIIVNIVSPWMLIVFLSVPKAFKATKGFIGKSIPMEMVPAMISTAKTNTIFGLLMGIGLLLGYFL, from the coding sequence ATGGAAATGAACGTCGAAACGAATTCCTCTCCTACGTCGCCAAAGCCAAGTAAACAAACAGGCTGGCGAATTTGGTGGAGTTTATTACGTCCCCATACATTAACAGCAGCTTTCGTTCCTGTTTTCATCGGAACAGCTTTTGCAATGCAGGTCGGAGGTATAAATCAAATACATCTTCCTCTTTTCTTTATGATGCTTCTTGCTTGCCTTCTCATTCAAGCAGCAACGAACATGTTTAATGAATACTTTGATTATAAAAGAGGACTCGATCATGAAGGTTCAGTTGGAATAGGCGGTGCTATCGTCCGCGATGGCATTAAACCAAAAACCGTTCTTAACTTAGCATTCGGATTTTTAGGCATCGCAACGCTATTAGGTGTTTATATTTGTATGAACTCTAGCTGGTGGCTTGCTGCAATCGGTCTTGTTTGTATGGCCGTTGCTTACCTTTACACTGGTGGCCCTATTCCAATTGCGTACACACCATTTGGAGAGCTAACAGCAGGATTATTTATGGGTGTCATTATTATTGGTATTTCATTCTTTATCCAAACAGGCGCAGTAACATCAGAAGTGATTTTATTATCTATTCCAAGCTCCATTTTAATTGGTGCAATTTTACTATCTAACAATATTCGTGATTTAGATGGTGATAAAGAAAATGGTCGTAAAACGTTAGCAATTCTCGTTGGACGCGAAAGAGCCGTTGGTGTACTTGCTTCTATGTTTATCGTTGCCTACATTTGGACAATCGCTTTAATCATCGTTAACATCGTATCACCATGGATGCTTATCGTATTCTTAAGTGTACCGAAAGCATTTAAAGCGACGAAAGGCTTTATCGGCAAAAGCATTCCAATGGAAATGGTACCTGCGATGATTTCAACAGCAAAAACAAATACAATTTTCGGTCTCCTAATGGGAATCGGATTATTACTTGGATACTTCCTATAG
- a CDS encoding isochorismate synthase has translation MIQTKRKGLQEVLVTAIKRATDEKTLVSFVKQIDWVDPLLFYAAGKRIAFENRCYFADPAQHVIFAGIGSVFTIANSSHKRFQTARDEWDKVKEKAFVQREGYEFGTGPLLFGGFSFDQEKEKTNLWKEFDDTTFSLPAFLLTVKNEKAWLTINQFVSAEDCAETLYNEIISVEERILQESKCALVGSKLTVTSKVEVDPSGWMNAIGKVQDEMKQGNVQKVVLARELKLTMDQHIDSVLVLEALRIGQPDCYVFSFDYKGACFLGATPERLIRKEGEKFTSMCLAGSIGHGNSIEESKKNGETLLHDEKNLAEHGYVVNMIRGVLSEHCESVNIPESPGLLTTKNLIHLYTPVEAKGDASLLTMVEELHPTPALGGTPRHEALKLIRDVELLDRGLYGAPIGFIDDEGNGEFAVALRCGLLNGEKASLFAGCGIVIDSVAQLEYEETSLKFRPMLGALEELMK, from the coding sequence GTGATTCAAACGAAACGAAAAGGCTTACAAGAAGTTCTTGTTACAGCTATTAAGCGTGCGACTGATGAAAAAACATTAGTTAGTTTTGTAAAACAAATAGATTGGGTGGATCCACTTCTGTTTTATGCAGCAGGAAAAAGGATCGCATTCGAAAATAGATGTTATTTTGCAGACCCAGCTCAGCATGTAATATTTGCTGGAATTGGCTCTGTTTTCACTATAGCAAATTCTTCTCACAAACGCTTTCAAACTGCTCGTGACGAGTGGGATAAAGTAAAAGAGAAAGCATTCGTACAAAGAGAAGGATACGAATTTGGAACAGGTCCTCTTTTATTTGGTGGATTTTCATTTGACCAAGAAAAAGAAAAAACGAATCTTTGGAAAGAATTTGATGATACCACATTTTCACTACCAGCATTTTTATTAACTGTAAAAAATGAAAAGGCGTGGTTAACGATTAATCAGTTCGTTTCAGCTGAAGATTGTGCAGAAACTCTTTATAACGAAATTATTTCTGTAGAAGAGAGAATTTTACAAGAGAGTAAATGTGCACTAGTAGGATCAAAATTAACAGTTACTTCTAAAGTAGAAGTTGATCCGAGTGGCTGGATGAACGCGATTGGAAAAGTGCAAGATGAAATGAAGCAAGGGAACGTGCAGAAGGTTGTATTAGCAAGGGAGCTAAAATTAACGATGGATCAGCATATTGATTCCGTTCTTGTTTTAGAAGCGCTTCGCATTGGGCAACCGGATTGTTACGTATTTTCTTTTGATTATAAAGGAGCATGCTTCTTAGGGGCGACACCTGAGCGATTGATTCGAAAAGAAGGCGAGAAGTTCACATCGATGTGCCTTGCTGGTTCAATTGGTCATGGCAATTCTATAGAAGAAAGTAAAAAAAATGGTGAGACGCTTCTTCATGATGAAAAGAATTTGGCTGAACACGGTTATGTAGTTAACATGATTCGAGGTGTGCTAAGTGAGCATTGCGAATCTGTTAATATTCCGGAGAGCCCAGGCTTATTAACGACGAAAAATTTAATCCATTTATATACGCCAGTAGAAGCAAAAGGTGATGCAAGTCTTTTAACGATGGTAGAAGAATTACATCCAACACCAGCTCTTGGTGGTACACCTCGTCATGAGGCGTTGAAATTAATCCGTGATGTAGAGCTTTTAGATAGAGGATTATATGGTGCACCAATTGGCTTTATAGATGATGAAGGAAATGGTGAATTTGCGGTTGCACTTCGCTGCGGATTATTAAATGGCGAGAAGGCATCCTTATTTGCCGGCTGTGGTATCGTAATTGATTCAGTAGCGCAGCTTGAATATGAAGAAACAAGTTTGAAGTTTAGACCGATGCTTGGTGCTTTGGAGGAATTAATGAAATGA
- a CDS encoding yteA family sporulation protein has protein sequence MLTPQQINQFKSILEKQQQEVEQTIQTHEDENRASERDSVGELSSYDNHPGDMATELYEREKDFGLIEFWHKQLEDTKHALQKIEAGTYGICEVSGEEIPFERLEAMPTATTCIQHTTNKLDMQTRPVEEEVLDPSFHKHDEDHSVEYDAEDAWQDVANYGTSETPSDLERQDSKNYNGMYVNSEENVGYVEDFENFIGTDMYGKNPQVFATEEHEEYEQLLDDFEERTFKGELSSDESGSKA, from the coding sequence ATGTTAACTCCACAACAAATAAATCAATTTAAATCTATTCTAGAAAAACAACAGCAAGAAGTTGAACAAACGATACAAACTCATGAAGATGAAAACCGTGCATCTGAACGTGATTCAGTAGGAGAATTGTCTAGCTATGACAACCATCCAGGTGATATGGCTACAGAATTGTACGAACGTGAGAAAGATTTCGGACTCATCGAATTTTGGCATAAACAGTTAGAAGATACGAAACATGCTCTGCAAAAAATTGAAGCTGGTACGTACGGAATTTGCGAAGTGTCTGGTGAGGAAATTCCATTTGAAAGATTAGAAGCAATGCCAACTGCTACAACGTGTATTCAGCACACTACAAATAAATTAGATATGCAGACGCGCCCAGTTGAAGAAGAGGTGCTAGATCCTTCGTTTCATAAGCACGACGAAGATCATTCTGTAGAGTACGATGCTGAAGATGCTTGGCAAGACGTCGCAAATTACGGAACATCAGAAACACCATCCGATTTAGAAAGACAGGATTCAAAAAACTATAATGGCATGTACGTAAATAGTGAAGAAAATGTTGGGTATGTAGAGGATTTCGAAAACTTTATTGGAACAGATATGTATGGAAAAAACCCACAAGTTTTCGCAACAGAAGAACATGAAGAATATGAACAATTGCTTGATGACTTTGAAGAACGCACCTTTAAAGGTGAATTATCTTCAGATGAGTCTGGTTCTAAAGCATAA
- the menD gene encoding 2-succinyl-5-enolpyruvyl-6-hydroxy-3-cyclohexene-1-carboxylic-acid synthase — protein sequence MNNHIEALSYYLGAFVDELTRLNVCDVVISPGSRSTPIALLMEQHEGMKTYLHVDERSAGFFALGIAKAKKRPVALLCTSGTAAANYYPAVCEAFHSRVPLIVLTADRPHELRDVGAPQAMNQFNLYGTFVKQFTEMALPEASEAMYHYARMTTQRTIASALLAPQGPVHLNFPVREPLIPDFSLESLWDKGRGEYTGVVQQGNVTMPSEYVDSLVGRLSHMEKGLIICGDGSHPEITEVVMKVAEKTGYPILADPLSNLRSGNHDKTMVIDCYDTFLRNELLKETWKPNVLIRFGGMPVSKALTQFIKKQTKAVHIVVDESGQWRDPALVATEVVQASDSEFCRALLEKMPVMKKNDWFGMWKQINEKTRETLREMETYETAFEGKVITDIVSVLPEGATLFASNSMPIRDTDSFFFTSDKNIQVMANRGVNGIDGIISTALGASIICDPLVLVIGDLSFYHDLNGLLAAKLHELNITIVVVNNDGGGIFSFLPQYEKKEHFESLFGTPIGLDYEHVVKMYGGSFSRVNGWGNFREEVQTGTKTNGLHVVEICTNREENLKLHRELWAKTMDVITTSLQGESK from the coding sequence ATGAACAATCATATAGAAGCATTATCATATTATTTAGGCGCGTTCGTGGACGAACTGACGCGTCTAAATGTATGTGATGTTGTCATTAGTCCTGGCTCACGGTCAACGCCGATTGCCTTACTAATGGAACAACATGAAGGAATGAAAACATATTTACATGTAGACGAAAGATCAGCAGGATTTTTTGCGCTCGGTATTGCGAAAGCAAAAAAACGTCCTGTTGCGCTATTATGTACGTCAGGGACGGCAGCAGCGAACTATTATCCAGCTGTATGTGAAGCGTTTCATTCACGAGTGCCGCTTATCGTATTAACAGCGGATAGACCGCATGAATTAAGAGATGTGGGTGCACCACAGGCGATGAATCAATTTAATTTATACGGTACTTTTGTGAAGCAATTTACAGAGATGGCACTTCCTGAAGCGAGTGAAGCAATGTATCATTACGCTCGAATGACAACGCAGCGTACGATAGCAAGTGCACTTCTAGCCCCGCAAGGACCTGTTCATCTTAATTTTCCAGTTCGCGAGCCGCTTATACCGGATTTCTCATTAGAAAGTTTATGGGATAAAGGGCGTGGTGAATATACAGGAGTAGTTCAGCAAGGGAACGTGACGATGCCGAGTGAATATGTAGATTCTCTTGTAGGGCGCCTTTCACATATGGAAAAGGGGCTTATTATTTGTGGAGACGGCAGTCATCCAGAAATAACAGAAGTTGTTATGAAAGTAGCTGAGAAAACAGGGTATCCAATTTTAGCAGATCCACTTTCTAACCTCCGTAGTGGTAATCATGATAAAACGATGGTTATAGATTGTTACGATACATTTTTACGAAATGAATTGTTAAAAGAAACGTGGAAGCCGAATGTTTTAATTCGTTTCGGAGGAATGCCTGTCTCTAAAGCATTAACGCAGTTCATCAAAAAACAAACGAAAGCTGTTCATATCGTTGTCGATGAATCTGGACAATGGAGAGATCCAGCTCTAGTTGCGACAGAAGTTGTACAAGCTAGTGACAGTGAATTTTGCAGAGCATTACTAGAGAAAATGCCAGTTATGAAAAAGAATGATTGGTTCGGAATGTGGAAACAAATAAACGAGAAAACGAGAGAAACGCTTCGTGAGATGGAAACATATGAAACGGCATTTGAAGGAAAAGTAATTACGGATATTGTAAGTGTATTACCAGAAGGGGCAACGTTATTTGCGAGTAATAGTATGCCAATTCGCGATACCGATTCATTTTTCTTCACATCGGATAAAAACATTCAAGTAATGGCGAACCGCGGTGTAAATGGTATTGATGGAATCATTTCAACAGCTTTAGGAGCGAGTATTATTTGTGATCCGCTCGTATTAGTAATCGGTGATTTATCATTTTATCACGATTTAAACGGACTATTAGCCGCGAAACTACATGAGTTAAATATAACGATTGTTGTTGTAAATAATGATGGTGGAGGTATTTTCTCATTCTTACCACAATACGAGAAAAAGGAACATTTCGAATCATTATTTGGAACACCAATTGGGCTTGATTATGAACATGTTGTCAAAATGTATGGTGGTTCATTTAGCCGTGTAAATGGTTGGGGAAACTTCCGAGAAGAAGTACAAACTGGAACGAAAACGAATGGATTACACGTCGTGGAAATTTGTACGAATCGCGAAGAAAACTTGAAATTACATCGTGAACTATGGGCAAAAACAATGGACGTTATTACTACATCTTTGCAAGGTGAATCAAAATGA
- the menC gene encoding o-succinylbenzoate synthase has translation MEIKKATLYITEMPLIIPFAASYGTYEKRESIVIELEDTDGYIGFGEVVAFSEPWYTEETVKTALHVLQDFLLPDLLKAEISHPNEVPSLFKHIKRNRMAKAGIEGAVWDLYAKRQKQSLAILLGGNRSEIEVGVVIGINTIPVMLKQIEEYAEEGYERFKVKIKPEHDYELLKEIRKEFPNIPLMADANSAYTLADTEKLKRLDEFQLMMIEQPLADYDFLDHAQLQKKIETPICLDESIHSLEDARVAITLGSCRVVNIKPGRVGGLTESVQIHNYCMEHNIPVWCGGMVEMGISRAQNVALASLPNFTIPGDISASSRHWERDIISPEVMLEGGKVRVPQSIEREYEVDRGRLEEITKQRIIFER, from the coding sequence GTGGAAATAAAAAAAGCGACACTTTATATAACGGAAATGCCGCTCATTATCCCGTTTGCGGCAAGTTACGGGACTTATGAAAAGCGTGAAAGTATCGTCATTGAATTAGAAGATACAGATGGATACATTGGTTTTGGTGAAGTCGTTGCATTTTCTGAACCGTGGTATACGGAAGAAACGGTAAAGACAGCGCTGCATGTACTTCAGGATTTTTTATTACCAGATTTATTGAAAGCTGAAATTTCTCATCCGAATGAAGTACCGTCTTTGTTCAAACATATAAAGAGAAACCGAATGGCAAAGGCCGGAATTGAAGGTGCTGTTTGGGATTTATATGCGAAGCGTCAAAAGCAGTCGTTAGCGATATTGCTTGGCGGAAATAGGTCTGAAATTGAAGTCGGCGTTGTGATTGGGATCAATACAATTCCAGTTATGCTAAAACAAATCGAGGAGTACGCGGAAGAAGGATACGAGCGCTTTAAAGTGAAAATAAAGCCAGAACATGATTACGAATTGCTGAAAGAAATTCGTAAAGAGTTTCCGAATATCCCGTTAATGGCTGATGCAAATTCAGCTTATACATTAGCGGATACGGAGAAGTTGAAACGACTAGATGAATTCCAACTTATGATGATTGAACAACCGTTAGCGGATTACGATTTTCTGGATCATGCACAGTTGCAAAAGAAAATTGAAACACCGATTTGTTTAGATGAAAGCATCCATAGTTTAGAAGACGCACGTGTTGCGATTACGCTTGGCAGTTGCCGCGTCGTTAATATTAAACCAGGGCGAGTGGGCGGATTAACAGAGTCCGTTCAAATCCATAATTATTGTATGGAGCATAACATACCAGTTTGGTGCGGTGGCATGGTAGAAATGGGGATTTCACGAGCTCAAAATGTTGCACTCGCTTCATTGCCAAACTTTACGATTCCTGGAGATATATCTGCTTCTAGTAGACATTGGGAGAGGGATATTATTTCACCGGAAGTGATGCTTGAAGGCGGAAAAGTAAGGGTACCGCAAAGTATTGAACGTGAGTATGAAGTAGATCGAGGCAGGTTGGAAGAAATAACAAAGCAGCGGATTATTTTTGAGCGATGA
- the cspD gene encoding cold-shock protein CspD: MQTGKVKWFNGEKGFGFIEVEGGEDVFVHFSAIQGDGFKTLEEGQEVSFEIVDGNRGPQAANVTKN; this comes from the coding sequence ATGCAAACAGGTAAAGTTAAATGGTTTAACGGCGAAAAAGGTTTTGGCTTCATCGAAGTTGAAGGCGGAGAAGACGTATTCGTACATTTCTCAGCTATTCAAGGCGACGGCTTCAAAACTTTAGAAGAAGGTCAAGAAGTTTCTTTCGAAATCGTTGATGGAAACCGCGGACCACAAGCAGCTAACGTTACAAAAAACTAA
- a CDS encoding TIGR00266 family protein: MQAHEIEYKLYGDDMQFVEIELDPEESVVAEAGAMMMMEDHIEMETIFGDGSGPSNGLFGKLMGAGKRLVTDESMFMTVFTNTGHGKRHVSFAAPYPGKIIPVDLTEYQGKVVCQKDAFLCAAKGVSIGIEFTKKIGTGFFGGEGFIMQKLEGDGLAFMHAGGTVYKRELKPGEKLRIDTGCLVAMTKDVNYDVQFVGKVKTALFGGEGLFFATLEGPGTVWIQSLTLSRLAARLTSPAAQNSGEGSVLGGLGRLLDGKE; the protein is encoded by the coding sequence ATGCAAGCACATGAAATCGAGTATAAATTATATGGCGATGATATGCAGTTTGTTGAAATTGAATTGGATCCAGAAGAAAGCGTTGTCGCAGAGGCTGGCGCAATGATGATGATGGAAGATCATATCGAAATGGAAACGATTTTCGGTGATGGTTCTGGACCATCTAATGGTCTATTCGGTAAATTAATGGGCGCAGGTAAACGTCTCGTTACAGATGAAAGTATGTTTATGACTGTATTTACAAATACAGGTCATGGCAAACGACACGTATCATTCGCCGCTCCTTATCCTGGAAAAATTATTCCTGTTGATTTAACAGAATATCAAGGAAAAGTAGTCTGCCAAAAAGATGCATTTCTTTGTGCCGCAAAAGGTGTTTCTATCGGAATTGAGTTTACTAAAAAAATAGGAACTGGCTTCTTCGGTGGTGAAGGTTTCATCATGCAGAAACTTGAAGGTGATGGTCTAGCTTTCATGCATGCAGGCGGAACTGTATATAAGCGTGAATTAAAACCTGGTGAGAAACTTCGCATTGATACAGGTTGTCTCGTTGCAATGACAAAAGACGTTAACTACGATGTTCAATTCGTTGGAAAAGTAAAAACAGCTCTATTTGGCGGTGAAGGCTTATTCTTCGCAACGCTAGAAGGTCCTGGAACGGTTTGGATTCAGTCCTTAACACTTAGCCGCTTAGCAGCACGCCTTAC
- the menH gene encoding 2-succinyl-6-hydroxy-2,4-cyclohexadiene-1-carboxylate synthase translates to MKVTLQGVSYEYEVAGSGEPLLLLHGFTGSMETWGSFIPSWSEQFQVILVDIVGHGKTESPEDVMHYDIQNVALQMKELLDHLHIENAHILGYSMGGRLAITMACLYPEYVRSLLLENCTAGLESAKERKERKEKDERLADKIEQEGIRSFVSMWENIPLFETQKRLVQNVKEAVRKERLANNPKGLANSLRGMGTGAQPSWWNELQNLKMPVLLLNGESDEKFFRLLKNIEKCIPHAKFVKIDGAGHAIHVEQPEKFDTIVKGFLKTMQ, encoded by the coding sequence ATGAAAGTAACATTGCAAGGTGTATCGTATGAATATGAAGTAGCCGGAAGCGGGGAACCACTTCTACTTCTTCATGGTTTTACGGGAAGCATGGAAACGTGGGGTTCCTTTATTCCTTCTTGGAGCGAGCAGTTTCAAGTCATTCTAGTAGACATTGTTGGACACGGGAAAACGGAAAGTCCTGAAGATGTGATGCATTATGATATTCAAAATGTGGCACTGCAAATGAAAGAACTACTGGATCATCTTCATATTGAAAATGCGCACATACTTGGCTATTCAATGGGTGGTAGACTTGCGATTACGATGGCATGCTTATATCCAGAATATGTGCGTTCGCTTCTTTTAGAAAACTGTACAGCTGGACTTGAGAGTGCAAAGGAGCGAAAAGAACGCAAGGAAAAAGATGAACGACTTGCCGATAAAATTGAGCAAGAAGGCATCCGAAGTTTTGTATCGATGTGGGAAAATATTCCGCTATTTGAAACGCAAAAACGTTTAGTGCAAAACGTAAAAGAAGCGGTGCGAAAAGAACGACTTGCTAATAATCCAAAAGGACTTGCAAATAGTCTTCGTGGCATGGGAACAGGGGCTCAACCTTCATGGTGGAACGAATTGCAAAACCTAAAAATGCCTGTCCTTTTACTGAATGGAGAAAGCGATGAAAAGTTCTTTCGCCTATTAAAAAACATCGAAAAATGCATCCCTCATGCGAAATTTGTCAAAATTGATGGGGCTGGCCATGCAATTCATGTGGAACAACCGGAAAAGTTTGATACAATAGTAAAGGGATTTCTAAAAACTATGCAGTGA